Genomic segment of Candidatus Deferrimicrobiaceae bacterium:
GGCATGTCGGCCATCCTGATGCGGATGCTCCGGTCGTCGCTGCTCGAGGAAACCCGCCAGGATTACGTTCGCACGGCCGTGGCCAAGGGAAGGTCGCCCCTGGGCGCGGTCCTGCGGCACGCGCTGCCCAACGCGCTCATTCCCGTCGTCACCGTACTCGGGCTCCAGTTCGGGGCGTTGCTCGCGGGAAGCGTCATCACCGAGACGCTTTTCTCCTGGCCCGGCATCGGCCGGCTGATGGTGCAGGCGATCGATGCGCGCGACTATCCCCTCGTGCAGGGGTGCGTGCTGTTCATCGCCCTCATCACGGTGGGGGTCAACCTGGCCGTAGACCTGCTTTATGCCCGGCTCGACCCGAGGCTCCGGCATGACTGACGGGACGCTCCCTCGCCTTCTCAAGCACCGGGGCGCCGCGGCCGGCTTGGCGTTCCTAGCCCTGCTCTCCCTCGCGGCGGTCCTGGCGCCGCGCCTCGCGGCGTTCGACCCGGCGGCGCAATCGCTCGGGGCGGGGCTGTCGCGCGCCTCCGCCGTCCACTGGCTCGGGCAGGACCGCCTCGGACGCGACATCCTTTCGCGGCTGCTCTACGGCTCCCGAATCTCGCTCGCCGTGGGGCTCGGCACCGTCGCGCTTTCGATCGTCCCCGGCCTGTTCATCGGGGCGATATCGGGCTTCGCCGGTGGAAAGGTGGACGCCCTCTTCATGCGCCTGTGCGACCTGTTGCTCGCCTTCCCCGGCCTGCTCCTTGCCATCGCGATCACGGCGGTGCTCGGCCCGTCCCCGTGGCATGTGATCCTGGCGTTGTCGATTCTGGGCTGGGTCGGTTATGCCCGGCTGATCCGCGGGCAGGTGCGCAAGGTGCGGGAGTCCGAGTTCGTCCAGGCCGCGCGGTCGGTCGGCGTTTCCCCGGGCCGACAGCTCGTCCGGCACGTCCTCCCGAACGCCTTGTCGCCGTTGATCGTCGAGGCGACGTTCGGGATCGGCCGCGCCGTCGTGTCCGAGGCGGGTCTGAGCTTCCTCGGGCTGGGAGTCTCGCCGCCGACGCCGTCGTGGGGCGCGATGATCGCCGAGGGGCGCCATTTCCTCTTCATCGCGCCGCACCTGACGCTGGCGCCCGGGCTGGCGATCATGCTCACTGTGATGGCATTCAATTTCGTGGGGGACGGGCTTCGGGATGCGATGGACGTTCGCGATCCGGGGGTCGAGGGAACGGCTACCTCGGCTCGCGACGGCCGCTGATCATCGCCATCAACCGGTCGGCCACGGCGGGGTCGATGCTCTTCAGCACCCGGTATTCGTCGAGCGCGAGGCGGCGATTGCGCAGCAGCAGCCAGCAACGCCCCAGCGCGAGGCGGGCCTCTGCGTGCTCGGGCGCGAGACGGATCGCATTGAGCAGCGCCCGCGTCGCGTCTTGCACGCGCCCCATCGCCGAAAGCGCCGTCCCGAGGTTGTAGTGCGCCTCGGCGTAGTTCGGACGGATGCGGACGGCCTGCCGATAGGCGGAAACCGCTTCCCGGTATCGCCTGCCTTCGACCAGCACGGCCCCCAGGTTGCTGTGCGCCTCCGAAAAGTCAGGCATGATCCGGATGGCCTCGCGAAAAGCGCCGATCGCATCCTCGGGACGGTTCAGCTTGTACCAGGCGAATCCCAGGTTGTCGTAGGCCACGGCGAAGTCGGGGGCAATCCGGACCGCCTCGTTGTAGGACGTTACCGCCTCCCGGTATTTCCCCATCCGATAAAAGGCAAAACCGAGGTTGTTGTGCGCCACTGCGATGTCCGGAGCCAGGAGCGTGACGCGGCGAAACGCGTCTGCCTCCTCCCGGACAAGGCCCAGCTGTCCGCACGCCTCGCCCAGGTTGTACCACGCCATCGCGAAATCGGGGCGCAACCGGGCCGCGCGCCGATACGCCGCGGCCGCTTCCAGCCAGCGCTCCAGACGCGCGCACGCGTCGCCCAGCTGGAACTGGGCGTCGGCATCCTCGGGGCGCAGGGCGACAAGCCGCCTGGAAACATCGGCCGACTCCCGGTAGTGGCGCAACTGGGAGTGCGTCTCCGCAAGCGCCCGGAGCGCCTGGTGGAAATCAGGTCGGAGGGCGACCGCCCGCACATAGTATCCGACGGCCTCCTCGAACCTTCCGAGGGCGTCGCTGCAGTAGCCTGCGAGAAACCATGCATCGGCGTTCCCCATCGACAGCGCCGCGACCTCGAGGAATCGGGGAAGCGCCTCCTCGAACTCCTCGGCCCAGAGGCACCGAAGCGCGAGCCCGTAAAGGTACTCTCCGGTCCCGAGCATCGTGTCGCCTTCCCGGGCCGACCATTCCGCCAGGCCGACGGGGGCGGCCGGAAGCGCCGCATTGCCGGGGAGGAACAGGTTTGCGGCAGGAACGGCGAATCCGTATTGCCGCCCCCTGTGGGAATGGCTGAGCGAAACCCCCACGACCTCTCCCCGCTGGTTGACGACGGGGCACCCGTTCGTAGCCGGAGAGACGAACGCCGTGATCTGGAGAATCGTCCCGAGAAGCGGCACTTCGCGAACCCCGGAAACGATGCCTGCGGTGACGCCCGGCGGCAGATCGTCGGGACCGCCGACCACCATCACGTGGTCGCCCACCTCTGGCGTGTCGGCCGCGAAGCGCACGGCGCGCGGCCTGGCCACCCCCGGGGCGATCCGCAGGCGTACCAGGTCGCCGTCCCGATGCTCGGATACCACCGATATCACTTCGAATTCCCGCCCGTCAGCGCACCGGACCGATGCTCTGGCGCCCCCCCGAAGCAGCTGTCGGGTGGTGACGACGTCCCCCCGCGCATCGGCGAAGAACCCGCATCCCTGCTGGAGGAGCTGCCCCTGATCGCCCACCGTCACGACGGTCGCCGTAGCGTCGCGAACGCCTCCGAGAAGAGCCGGCAACCCCTGTTTTTCGCTCATCACCTGCATGGTGCTATAAGATTACCATTTTAAGCCGGGAGGGTCCGAATGGCCGCAGGAAGCAAGATCGCCAACCCGTATCTCATGGTCGGCTTCGAGGGAACAGACGTCCCGCCTTGGCTCCGCGCACGCCTCGCGGATGGGACCGTGGGGGGCGTCGTCCTCTTTTCGCGCAACGTGGGCGATGCGCGGCAGGTCCGGGAGTTGTGCCGGAAGATCCGGGGAGCGGCGGGAGTCGAGCGACCGGCCCCGCTGATCGCCATCGACCACGAAGGAGGCCGTGTGGTCCGGCTCTCCCACCCCGACTTCACCCGTTTTCCGCCTGCGCGCGCCTGCGCCCTGTTCGAAGGCGGGGGCGAAACGATCGCGGAAGAAACCGGACGCGCGATGGGGTGCGAGCTTCGGGCCGTCGGGATCGACATCACCTTTTCCCCTGTCTTCGACGTCGACAGCAACCCGCGAAACCCCGTCATCGGCGACCGCGCGTTTTCGGACCGGCCCGAGGAAGCGGCGTGCCTCGGGAATGCTTTTACCCGCGGTACGATCGCCGCAGGCGTGATCCCGGTCGGGAAACATTTCCCGGGCCATGGCAACACGGAAACCGACTCCCACCTCGCGCTTCCCGTCGTCCGAAGCGCGCGAAGCGTTCTGGATGCACGCGACCTCCTCCCCTTCCGGGAGGCGATCAGCGCCGGGATTCCGGCGCTGATGACCGCGCACGTCCTCTACCCCGCGCTCGACCGTAAACGGGTCGCCACGCTGAGCCCTTCGATCCTGGTCGACCTGCTGCGGACGGAGATGCGGTTCCGGGGGGCGGTTTTTTCGGATGCGCTCGAGATGAAGGCGATCGCCGATCGATACTCCGCCGGGGAAGCGGCCGTGCTCGCTGTCGCCGCCGGGTGCGACGCCGTGCTCGTCTGCCGGGGGGAAACCGATCAGGAGGCCGCGGCCGAGGCGCTGGCGGTCGAGTGTGCGCGTTCGCCCGCCTTCCGGCGTCGAACTGCGGAATCGCTCCGACGCGTCAATCGCCTGACGAAGAAGGTAACGCTGCCGGGGTCGGCCCGGTCCTCCCTGCGGCAGGTGGGGTGCCGGGCGCATCGGGCGTTGGCGCAGCTCCTTTCGGAACGATGGCAAGGTAGCGGGAAAACATCTGCGGCCGGTAGATCCGGTAATATTGGAGAAGATTGAGAAACACGCGCCGGACGTAGACACGCGTCTCGCGGTAGGAGACGGTTTCCAGGAATGTCGCCGGATCTCCGGCGCTGCGCTCCCACCATCGCGAGACTGCGGTCTCTCCGGCGTTGTAGGCCGCCACGGCACGGATGTAATCGCCGTCGAAGCCGCGGACCAGCCGCGACAGGTAGGCCGCACCCAGCTCCACGTTGAGCTGCGGGTTGACCAGATCCATCCGCTTCGGCCGGCTTCGGCCGAGCCTGCGCGCCACGTCCGATGCCGTCGCCGGCATCAACTGCATGAGCCCGACCGCCCCGGCCGGCGAGAGGATCGCCGGTGCAAACTGCGACTCCTGCCGGATGACCGAATGGAGCACGAGCGGGTCGATCCCCGATTTCTTGCTGTCGCAATCGCCCACCATTTCGGGCGCCAGCGGATACTGGATCTTTTCGAGCAGTCCCGCCCTCTCCGGGTCGGTGGGCTGCCGGTCGGCTTCCCGCAATGCCCCGCGGAGATCTCCCGCCAGGTACCGGAAGAATCCGGCCGTAGCCCCCTCGGAAATCCCCACGACCTTGCGGACCTTCCCCCGGTCGATCCGGTCGGCTTCGAGGATCGCATATTCGAGCATCCCCAACCGGGTCAGCCGTTCGGCACGAAGCAGCTTTTCCGCGTCTCCCTTTCCCCAGTCGGCGCCGAGCACCCTGCCCCAGAGCGTCTCGCGATCGGCCGCGAACGAGAGCGTTTCCATCGAGGAGGGCGCGTTGAACATGGCATACGGATCCCGGCCCAGCCGCCCGAGCGCGAAGATCGCATAGATGCCTGCGTCGGCATCGGACGCGACCTGCCGGTATCCGGATTCGGCCGTTTCCTTCTGGCCGAGCGCCTCCTGCGACCTGCCCTTCCAGAACCGGTGGCGTGCCCGCTCGACCGCCGTGTTCCCGCTTCTCGTCCCCGCGTCGAATGCCGTTACCGCCTCGGGAAACCGTTTCATCCGATAGAGCCCGTAGGCATGTCGGAAGGCCGACTCCTGCCGGATCGCCTCGTCGGAGGCGGCGCGCAGCTTTCCGAAGGCCTCGGTCAGCCACGGGAGATCTCCCTGCTCCTCGGCGACCCAGGCCTCCAAGTGAAGCGCCCGTTCCGCGACGGCGGACCGGCAGATTCCCCCGGTGGCGATGTTGTCGAGCATCCGGCGTGCCTCGGCCAGCTTCCCCGCCTTCCACTGGACGCGCGACAGCAGGAACGAGGCCTCGCTGCACCGCCCGGCGGGCGATGCCGAGATTGCCTGGTCGAGCATGGCGCGCGCCGCCTGCGTATCTCCCTGCCGGCGAAGCAGCTCGGAAAAGTCGTAGACCAGCGAATAGTAATCGTCGTTGGGCGGGAA
This window contains:
- a CDS encoding ABC transporter permease, with product MTDGTLPRLLKHRGAAAGLAFLALLSLAAVLAPRLAAFDPAAQSLGAGLSRASAVHWLGQDRLGRDILSRLLYGSRISLAVGLGTVALSIVPGLFIGAISGFAGGKVDALFMRLCDLLLAFPGLLLAIAITAVLGPSPWHVILALSILGWVGYARLIRGQVRKVRESEFVQAARSVGVSPGRQLVRHVLPNALSPLIVEATFGIGRAVVSEAGLSFLGLGVSPPTPSWGAMIAEGRHFLFIAPHLTLAPGLAIMLTVMAFNFVGDGLRDAMDVRDPGVEGTATSARDGR
- a CDS encoding tetratricopeptide repeat protein produces the protein MSEKQGLPALLGGVRDATATVVTVGDQGQLLQQGCGFFADARGDVVTTRQLLRGGARASVRCADGREFEVISVVSEHRDGDLVRLRIAPGVARPRAVRFAADTPEVGDHVMVVGGPDDLPPGVTAGIVSGVREVPLLGTILQITAFVSPATNGCPVVNQRGEVVGVSLSHSHRGRQYGFAVPAANLFLPGNAALPAAPVGLAEWSAREGDTMLGTGEYLYGLALRCLWAEEFEEALPRFLEVAALSMGNADAWFLAGYCSDALGRFEEAVGYYVRAVALRPDFHQALRALAETHSQLRHYRESADVSRRLVALRPEDADAQFQLGDACARLERWLEAAAAYRRAARLRPDFAMAWYNLGEACGQLGLVREEADAFRRVTLLAPDIAVAHNNLGFAFYRMGKYREAVTSYNEAVRIAPDFAVAYDNLGFAWYKLNRPEDAIGAFREAIRIMPDFSEAHSNLGAVLVEGRRYREAVSAYRQAVRIRPNYAEAHYNLGTALSAMGRVQDATRALLNAIRLAPEHAEARLALGRCWLLLRNRRLALDEYRVLKSIDPAVADRLMAMISGRREPR
- the nagZ gene encoding beta-N-acetylhexosaminidase — its product is MAAGSKIANPYLMVGFEGTDVPPWLRARLADGTVGGVVLFSRNVGDARQVRELCRKIRGAAGVERPAPLIAIDHEGGRVVRLSHPDFTRFPPARACALFEGGGETIAEETGRAMGCELRAVGIDITFSPVFDVDSNPRNPVIGDRAFSDRPEEAACLGNAFTRGTIAAGVIPVGKHFPGHGNTETDSHLALPVVRSARSVLDARDLLPFREAISAGIPALMTAHVLYPALDRKRVATLSPSILVDLLRTEMRFRGAVFSDALEMKAIADRYSAGEAAVLAVAAGCDAVLVCRGETDQEAAAEALAVECARSPAFRRRTAESLRRVNRLTKKVTLPGSARSSLRQVGCRAHRALAQLLSERWQGSGKTSAAGRSGNIGED